The stretch of DNA cctccatcgtgtgagcggcagcggccagcagtgaagcctgcttattcacatagacatattctgattggaCTCCTGTGATTATTAGTTGGTCCTTTGTTCAGCCTttcttccgaacaccaaatagagcatcatgggctactgtctatgctgtaacattttctcataatttgattacttaccttgaagcctgttaggaggctggcacaggcttcagtcagtccgcttttgacgGACTaaaccttcttgaccaccgcactcatgatagtgcggtgctcttcatcaatggaagcgccacgaagcgcttccaacaaattgtccgatgcccctggatggacagaggccatcggcaTAGAGGGCTTGTCCCCCTTAGACTTGCTTCCCCCGGCAttagagcccatgggagtcttgcccTTCATGCGCCCAGCGTCCGGAATGTATCCTTGGGGCGCTTctggaactgtctccccttggttcagtacccttcgagacaacacctcgacgtcgtcCGTAGGGCAGGGGAGGAGGCAGTCaggagtgaatcgttgttcatctccgacgggcccaaagactcatccgaagaggatacgtcgatacgggctttagATGAGCTACAAGATCATGTTTGGCATGATAAGAAGTAATAAAATAAAACATGCCAAGAACTAttatggtatccagatacttaccaCTTCGCCAGAGgtttgtccctgggtaaccactcctcgtcgctaaaagcggccgccgtggagcagtacggaaggagagtcctttccttcttggacccttcggcttcccctgacggggcggccttccttttgttGTCACCCCCGGCTGGggtggggggagaactttcctcttcctattCCTCGTTTTCGTGGTAGGAGGGCGCCTcagtgttatcggacgatgagtccgatacgaccttgcaacggagacctttcctggtccctgtggccttcttcttggccttcttctccggcgcctcatagggtGCCAGAACCAACATCTCCTTTAAGAGAGCCCTTGCTGGATCCTCGGGCAGTGGGGCTAGACAATCGATCCACTCCGCTGTCGTGACCCATTCCTGTTAAATGGCGTGGAGGCTTAGATCCCCCACATGATTATACGGGGGAAAGAAACGTCTTACAAGATAtaaggagcttaccggattggcagggcacTTTGCGTTGAGTgcgcgatcctcggtaaggggaggaggtacctcggcggactTGAACAACACCCTTCAGATGTCGtggtgtgtcgtgtcgaagagctctcgcagcgtctggtgcttagccgggtcgaactcccacatattgaatgcccgtctttgacacgtgaggatccggtggaagagcatgacctggaccacgttgacaagcttgaataTTCTTtcttatcatgtttttaacacagttctggagtccagtcagctccatcgatgaaccccaggataggcccttctctttccaggaggtgagtcgtgtggggatgccggatcgaaattcgggagcTGCCACCCAGtttgtgtcacgcggctcggtgatgtagaactaccccaattgccaccccttcactgtctccacataggagccttcaagccaggtgacgttgggcattttttccaccatggcgcctccgcactccgcttgctagccgaccaccaccttcggtttaacattgaaggtcttcagccacagaccgaagtggggcttgatgcggaggaaggcctcacacacgatgataaacgccgagatattgaggatgaaattgggggccagatcatggaaatccagcccgtagtagaacatgagcctgcgaacaaatgggtggaggggcaaTCCCAGCCCGCGaacgaaatgggtaaggaatacaacccttttgtggggttcgggggtagggacgatctgccccacgtctgggagccggtgcgcgatatctgtggccaggtatccggcctctcggagcttcgtaatgttctcctccgtaacaaaggagaccatccacttgccctgctccagacatgattggagtggTTTTGCGGAGAAAatccgaacttgggcgctggagctcgagagcgtgagaatggatgggcagggaagaagaaggcatgggtgaaaaggaggagtccttgtccctttataagggcggaagaaactATGCACCTCCCCACCTGCCTggcaaactcgcttattccccaagcgccgtgattgatggcgtggttgggttacccacacccgtattgatgagaatcccgtgataaggggacacggtctctgcttcgacaagacgtgccaagaaaaccgcctcgcaatatgtgcagtagctcgttgggaaaacggttcgtaatgaccgggccacggcagGACGTCAAgttataaaaagttgtcagcagattagatttgtggaataatatactctctatggtggtatgtggaatttgttttgcagagccggacatgatccttgtgtccaaaatcttctatggagtattcggagaaggaaaccgccttgcaatgccgaagtcaatctgcgcgccgaactcatcgtcattgaagcctggttcaggggctactaagggagtcctggattagggggtcctcgggcagccggactatatactttggctggactgttgaactatgaagatacaagattgaagacattgtcccgtgtccgggtaagactctcctttgcgtggaaggcaagcttggcaatttggatacatagatctcctcccttgtaactgactctgtgtaaccctagccgcctccggtgtctatataaaccggaggtttagtccgcaggacaacaacaatcataatcataggctagcttctagggtttagcttctacgatttcgtggtagatcaactcttgtaatactcatatcatcaagatcaatcaagcaggaagtagggtattacctccatcaagagggcccgaacctaggtaaacattgtgtcccttgcctcttgttaccatccaccttagacgcacagttcgggacaccctacccgagatccaccggttttgacaccgacagcgggcggCGCTGCAGGGCATAGGCGGGTGAGCTAGCCCGCTACGGACGGCGTGCTCGAAGTGGCGAGTGCAAAGGATACGACGGGCAGACCATTTGGTCACTAGAGTCATGTCGGTGGCGATCGCAGCCGACGGCGCATGCGGGTGAGAGCGGCGGTGTGGCTACGGAGTGCGGCAGTGAGAACAAAGAGGGAAAGAAGGGGCAGCGGCTCACGGTGATCGCAGTGGAGTGGACGGCGAGCTCGAAGGTGGTCGGAGCTGAGCGAGGTGGTGAGGGGGTCTCCGGTGATGGGCGATGAAGGCGGGGTCAGGGAGGCATATCCAGGGCATGTgagtgctcggggctcggctggCTCGGTGCAGAGGACAACAAGGAAGCTCATGGGCACGTCAAGGCGACGAGGGAGCGGCGGTGGCTGTGGCTTCACAGCAGCGTGGCAGTGGCTGCATCGTCCACGGCGATCAgagggcaagagagagagagggcaggggAGAGTGAGGTGTCGGGGAGCTCAGGGCGGCACCGAGGAAGCGTTTCGAGGCATCTGCGCACTGTCCAGGCGACGCAGGCGAGCAGGGAGCTGCACGACAAGCTCGGGCGCACGTGCATTGTCCCCCTCTGCCTACTGGAAGAGGTAGGGGTGACTAGCACCAGGCCAGGTGGGTCGGCCCAGTTCATGTAAGTGGTCTGGgggccttctctctctctgccttttctgtttttcttttttattttctgtcTTTCTTTTTGATTTAGCACAAATGCCAAACCTCTTTGtaaaatgctgaaaatatttgtgggcacttgtgaaattatttccaacagccctgaaatgctttcaagattatttggatatttaaaattatttataagatttaaatgtccaaatgtaaTTACTATATGGATTAGTTCAAAAATCCagagtgtcctagaaaaatgtgcaccatttttggcagaggttctgttccaattcaaaaatgatgaacttttatgAAGGGCGGTGTGCGTTCATTGAAATCATTTTTTtagttgaacctggtattttctGGGGGTGCTAGGGTTTgttgatccccatttcaagtttaagaaaaatttaaacatgatgcatcactctaGCTAGTCCTAATGCAAGCactgactagggttgtgacaaGAGAAATGGGAGAAAATCAAGCGAAGATAATGCGAGTGATCCTCCATTAATTAGGGCCTGGCTAATTTAGCCGATCCCTTAATTCTGGGATATGGGAGAAAATCAACCGAAGATCGCTACTGCTCGATCCCCATCCAACGCTGGCAATGTGTTTGGATTTGTCCCAAAAAAGTTGTTGTTTGCCAGATGCAAAATTTGTTTAATTTAAGCTAGTGATGTTGGGGGGAGATACTATGTTAGTTTTCTATGCATGTTAATCAGTACTAAGAAATGGGAGGAGTAGAACCTTTCCTCACGAATTATCTTTGGGCAGACATTATTGCAATAGGAGGATTCCAACATTTCCTTACAAACTAAGTTAAGTAATATTTAAATTCTTTCCATATATGGTTTCCAATTAAGGAATTTTGTAAATGCTTGGGAAATTGGGAATTTTTTACCTACCACTGCTTTTCCTTCCACTAATAAGGAATTGCCGAGCTATATAAATAGGCACCTAGACCCGTATGTTTTCCTCACCCAATGAAATTCAGTTCATAGTGATCTAGACATGGCGATCAAGCTTATACCAGTAGCATTTTTCTTGCTCATCCTAGCCTTTGCTGAGTCCAGCGACAGGGGCGAACCTCCATCTTCTCGTAAGTACTACTACTAGCTTTACCAAGTCGAGGGTCTCTCATGTCTAAATGGCCTCATATAGTTTATTATTTCCTACAGAAGAAAATGCTTTTGATACGAGTGCTTATGCGGTTCATTGGGATCCACCTGCTGGTAAATACTTGTGCTACCTTGTCAAGTTGAGAAATTTGTTAATTGTGAGTCAACACCTAATTTGTCAGTTACTATAGAAGGAAATAGTTTTGGTGAAAGTGCTTATGCGGTTCATTGGGATCCTCCTTCTCGTAAGTAATTGTGCTACCTTGCCAACTCGAGAAGTTTGTTAATTGTGAATTAACTCATAGGTCATTATTTCCTCTAGAAAAAGATGGCTTTGGTGAAAGTGCGTACGCGGTACATTGGGATCCCCCTTCAAGTAAGTACTTGTGCCACCTTCCCATGTTGAGAATGTGTTAATTCTGAATAAGCTCATAGTTTGTTATTTGCTGCAGAAGAAGGAGGTTCTGGGGCAAGTCCTTATAAGGTGAATTGGAGCCCAGAAGATGCACCTTCCAGTAAGTACTTGTGATACCTTACCAAGTCTAGAATGTGTTAGTTTTGAATGAAATCATGGTTTGTTATTCCTATAGAAGAAAAAGGTTTTGGGGCAAGTGCTTATGCGGTACACTGGGATCCAGATCATCCACCATCTGGTAAGTACTTCTCCTACCTTACCATGTTGAGAATGTGTTAATCCTGAACAAAATCATACTTTTTTTCCTTCAGAAGAAAAAGGTTCTGGGACAAGTTTTGATAAGGCGACTTGGAGCCCAGAAGATGCACCTTCAAGTAAGTACTTGTGTTTCATTAGAAAGTGAAGAATGTGTTAGTCCTGAATTAATTCATGATTCTTTATTTCCTGTAGAAGAAAAAGGATTTGATTCAAGTGCTTATAAGGTAACTTGGATCCCAGATGATGCACCTTCTGGTAAGTAGCTGTACCTTAGCAAGTGGAGAGTTTGTTCATTCTGAATGAACTCATAGTTTGTTTGTGCCCTCAGAAGAGAAAGGATTTGGTGCAAGTGCTTATGCAGTACATTGGGATCCAGATCATCCACCTGTTGGTAAGTACTTGTGCTACAAATCTTATCAACTTGAGATTGTGTTAGTTCTAAAGCAGCTCATTGTTTGTTATTTCCTGCAGAAAAAACCGCGCGTGACAGCAATAGCCATGTGTCATATGAACACATCTGATTGGGACACGCGGTGCTCTGAGCTGTTGGATGGAGAGCGTGGCGAACCTATTTGGCACTACATGCCCACCAATTACATCATGTTCTATTAGATATATTTAAAGTTCATGCTCAACTATGTAATCTTGTTATCTTATCAATAAAGCGTGTCGAGTGGATGGATGTTTGTTAAAAAAACTAATCACCACCAAAATCTGGGAGTCTTTTGACTGCTACACACCAATATTTTCTTTTATTGCATCCCAAAAAACTCCAGTTTGATTAATTGTAATGTTGCACTTGGgaattattatttttggattttggtcTCTCAAACGAGTCGTACCTGGCTTCTGCTGCCACATCACTAGCCAAACAGAGGCGGATTCGTGCCATCCCAGCCACCACTGGTGAAGTATCCTCACCATCCCAGTCACTGTCATAGGTGGAGATGATTTTAGGAGAAGAAGGGACCACCGGTCATCCTTGAACCATCCCCACCACCACATATGCCCCATGGGGTGGCGCCGCCAGGGAAACAAGAGAGGAAGATGTGTAGTCAAGAGAGACATGCTAGACGGGGTAGTGAGTGAGGGGTTGTGGTTCTGTGTTGTTCCGCCGATTTATAAGAATCGTCACATTTTGGGTCTAAAGGGAATATTCCCTTTAACATAACTAGGAAAGTGGCCCACTCGATGCGCGTGCTAAGATTGAATGAAGTTAAATTTTGAGAATATATTATGTAATTTGTCCATAGGTTTAAGGTAAATGTGATTACATTTTCAAGTATTAGAATTTTGCGAACTATTTTTTCCTTgttatatttttctttttattgATATATAAATATATGTCTTGTATGTTCATCCTTTACTTAATAATTATGCACGGCATACTAACTGTAGTTTTATCATCGACTGTATCTTTCAAATTATATTTGTATACTTAGTCTTATAATCCACTGCATTATTCAAATTATATCTGTACATTTTTGCTAAAAAATTGTGATGTTGCTTAGTTGTTTTACAAATAGAAATATATTACTCCCTTTATTCCATAATGAATTTGTTTCTATAGAGTGCTCAAGAGTACTAAGGGTGAGCGTACTGTGGTAAAAAAAATACCAAATGTGCACACTATGAGAGCAAAATTATATATAACGTTAAAATATAAGCCACCCTTGGTATATTTTAGCTATCACACCAATCCGTTATTCTTATTACCAAAGAACCTTGATATATATTCCCACAAAAAATATGAGACACACGCACTAAGTTGCAAGGTGCATATACTACAAAGCGTCATTAGTTTGATGGCCCCACCAGTATTCTTGTTCTTGACTTCTCCTCCTCTTTGCCCCACTCATGTTCTCACTAAGTGAGATGTTTCATCTCCCCTGATCCCCTCTATAGTATTTCCCAAAATCTTTCTTCTCACTCAAAAATTGCTTCTGCTAGATAGAGCCCATCAACTTCGTTTATTGCTGCATTGAGATGTGTCTTCCTCACCTGGAGCCACCACCGTAACTGGTTCAGGCACATGTTAAACATGGACAACAACTTGTTTGTGTCTTCGTACGCCTCATCAGTCACCTAGGCTAGTAAAGGGCGGCGACGTTGTCCGTGTAGTTGCTTTGGTCGTTGATTTCATCTCCCACAAACTTGCAACTCTCCTGGATCTATCTTGAGTATGAGGATGCCGGCTACATTTTCTTTCACAAGCGCTCAAGGTAGATGCATCATCTCTATTTGTGCTCGAGGTAGCTTGGCACATCATCCTCATCCCCCGTAGCGAACATTCTTCAAGGTTTGGCCTACAAGTGTAAGCAATGGAAAGCCAATTAGTTGTAAATTttcataaattatctttctggtCTTGGTAAAACATGTGATTTCTATAAATGGCCTATAAGTGTTGAGTGAGGTATAGAGTAGCTAGTAATAAGTTCATAAATTTTTGAAAATGTAATTATATGTATGAGCACACATACCAATCCAAATTAGTACTATATCTACATGGTAATTGTATATTTTTGTATAGTTACTGCtcttgtttttttatttgtttaaCTTATGGCTAAGTTACTAATTGATGATAGTAAGTTTGGAATGTGAAATATCCTACATCTTAAGGTATAGTGTTAATTTGCTAATGCCCCCTCCACTTTTTCCAGGCTTTGGGACCGGCATTGGAAGTTTTAGGCCCCCTACCCCTATTAATATTCAACAAAGTTAAGAAACTTTAGTACATTTGTGATTAGCTATAGTTTAAATAATTCCTAGAGAAGACTAAATATATAACAATTGAATATCAAAACAAGTATGATTGCATTGCACATATGAATTATAATAATTAACTGATGCTCTCACTATTTGTTTGCATTACATACTAAGCTTGTAGAATCAAATATCACATTATAGTTTGCCGATGTTTGGTAGTAATGAACTATTTCCAATTGTTGATGCATGTTTGCAATAATTCGCTAACCAAAATTAATATTTAATAGCCTAATATTTAAACAGGTCTGATTTCATTGTACATGTGAAATAGAACAATGTCCCGATGCTCTCAATATTGGTAGTAATGAATTATTTTGACCTCATTGCTATCTTCATCATTTACCACTACCCGTACTCCATCCATTTATGTTACTCTTGAGAAGGGGATGGACTATAGGTAATGGTAAATAATGAAGATAGCAATGAGGTCGAAATAATTTATTACTACAAATAGTGAGATATCTGG from Triticum dicoccoides isolate Atlit2015 ecotype Zavitan chromosome 6A, WEW_v2.0, whole genome shotgun sequence encodes:
- the LOC119319044 gene encoding uncharacterized protein LOC119319044 isoform X7; amino-acid sequence: MAIKLIPVAFFLLILAFAESSDRGEPPSSQNAFDTSAYAVHWDPPAEGNSFGESAYAVHWDPPSQKDGFGESAYAVHWDPPSKEGGSGASPYKVNWSPEDAPSKEKGFGASAYAVHWDPDHPPSEEKGSGTSFDKATWSPEDAPSKEKGFDSSAYKVTWIPDDAPSEEKGFGASAYAVHWDPDHPPVEKTARDSNSHVSYEHI
- the LOC119319044 gene encoding uncharacterized protein LOC119319044 isoform X6 — encoded protein: MAIKLIPVAFFLLILAFAESSDRGEPPSSQENAFDTSAYAVHWDPPAEGNSFGESAYAVHWDPPSQKDGFGESAYAVHWDPPSKEGGSGASPYKVNWSPEDAPSKEKGFGASAYAVHWDPDHPPSEEKGSGTSFDKATWSPEDAPSKEKGFDSSAYKVTWIPDDAPSEEKGFGASAYAVHWDPDHPPVEKTARDSNSHVSYEHI
- the LOC119319044 gene encoding uncharacterized protein LOC119319044 isoform X1 — translated: MAIKLIPVAFFLLILAFAESSDRGEPPSSQENAFDTSAYAVHWDPPAVTIEGNSFGESAYAVHWDPPSQKDGFGESAYAVHWDPPSKEGGSGASPYKVNWSPEDAPSKEKGFGASAYAVHWDPDHPPSEEKGSGTSFDKATWSPEDAPSKEKGFDSSAYKVTWIPDDAPSEEKGFGASAYAVHWDPDHPPVEKTARDSNSHVSYEHI
- the LOC119319044 gene encoding uncharacterized protein LOC119319044 isoform X2 produces the protein MAIKLIPVAFFLLILAFAESSDRGEPPSSQENAFDTSAYAVHWDPPAVTIEGNSFGESAYAVHWDPPSQKDGFGESAYAVHWDPPSKEGGSGASPYKVNWSPEDAPSKEKGFGASAYAVHWDPDHPPSEEKGSGTSFDKATWSPEDAPSKEKGFDSSAYKVTWIPDDAPSEKGFGASAYAVHWDPDHPPVEKTARDSNSHVSYEHI
- the LOC119319044 gene encoding uncharacterized protein LOC119319044 isoform X4, which encodes MAIKLIPVAFFLLILAFAESSDRGEPPSSQENAFDTSAYAVHWDPPAVTIEGNSFGESAYAVHWDPPSQKDGFGESAYAVHWDPPSKEGGSGASPYKVNWSPEDAPSKEKGFGASAYAVHWDPDHPPSEEKGSGTSFDKATWSPEDAPSKKGFDSSAYKVTWIPDDAPSEEKGFGASAYAVHWDPDHPPVEKTARDSNSHVSYEHI
- the LOC119319044 gene encoding uncharacterized protein LOC119319044 isoform X5; protein product: MAIKLIPVAFFLLILAFAESSDRGEPPSSQENAFDTSAYAVHWDPPAVTIEGNSFGESAYAVHWDPPSQKDGFGESAYAVHWDPPSKEGGSGASPYKVNWSPEDAPSKEKGFGASAYAVHWDPDHPPSEEKGSGTSFDKATWSPEDAPSKKGFDSSAYKVTWIPDDAPSEKGFGASAYAVHWDPDHPPVEKTARDSNSHVSYEHI
- the LOC119319044 gene encoding uncharacterized protein LOC119319044 isoform X8; the encoded protein is MAIKLIPVAFFLLILAFAESSDRGEPPSSQENAFDTSAYAVHWDPPAEKDGFGESAYAVHWDPPSKEGGSGASPYKVNWSPEDAPSKEKGFGASAYAVHWDPDHPPSEEKGSGTSFDKATWSPEDAPSKEKGFDSSAYKVTWIPDDAPSEEKGFGASAYAVHWDPDHPPVEKTARDSNSHVSYEHI
- the LOC119319044 gene encoding uncharacterized protein LOC119319044 isoform X10, with the protein product MAIKLIPVAFFLLILAFAESSDRGEPPSSQKDGFGESAYAVHWDPPSKEGGSGASPYKVNWSPEDAPSKEKGFGASAYAVHWDPDHPPSEEKGSGTSFDKATWSPEDAPSKEKGFDSSAYKVTWIPDDAPSEEKGFGASAYAVHWDPDHPPVEKTARDSNSHVSYEHI
- the LOC119319044 gene encoding uncharacterized protein LOC119319044 isoform X3 gives rise to the protein MAIKLIPVAFFLLILAFAESSDRGEPPSSQNAFDTSAYAVHWDPPAVTIEGNSFGESAYAVHWDPPSQKDGFGESAYAVHWDPPSKEGGSGASPYKVNWSPEDAPSKEKGFGASAYAVHWDPDHPPSEEKGSGTSFDKATWSPEDAPSKEKGFDSSAYKVTWIPDDAPSEEKGFGASAYAVHWDPDHPPVEKTARDSNSHVSYEHI
- the LOC119319044 gene encoding uncharacterized protein LOC119319044 isoform X9; its protein translation is MAIKLIPVAFFLLILAFAESSDRGEPPSSQNAFDTSAYAVHWDPPAEKDGFGESAYAVHWDPPSKEGGSGASPYKVNWSPEDAPSKEKGFGASAYAVHWDPDHPPSEEKGSGTSFDKATWSPEDAPSKEKGFDSSAYKVTWIPDDAPSEEKGFGASAYAVHWDPDHPPVEKTARDSNSHVSYEHI